The segment gaggagtcaagtaggtacaaaccgtacaaggattaattatgtccatctgtgcatctaagttgagactatcggttatatattttagacgctaacttcccggctaaactttgacttattaaaccagcctgggatcataaaagtactatgtatggtaagattgagcgtggactatcgaatgaaacaatgtgctccaacgctagtctaagtctctaacataccttttacctacaactgtacggaacgtaacaaacctccaggcaaagaacttggtattctgttctaattcccgtggtaaacacagtcaacgaatggcggaaggagcattcatatgttatgcagtgtcttaggagagatactctagatttagcattcatctacagctacggtaactgttgtgtttaaatagcggttaacctttccttttccttacgtactcagggcatgcaataccaatcagataacaactgaagctagactccatgttacacttactaaaatgggattcctaggttgatataaactacctttttctggggagtatatactacgagttggactactggtttagatcttgaaggtctttgtttaccggatccaagttctcttgtgcttttcatgaccatcatgttaagtgcattaagtatagtggtatccagcgtatatttgaaaaaccaacatttgtatacaagctgtacgaatatcatgacattcactttggtagtcgccttcttaatgttagtctgtacggaatacacggatcggattcttgttggcctggcacctgtttagtaactggatgaacgctttttacgcctggtatgcatggataatactcgactcttctatagtttaaccgctactgctgggactgtattatgtacttacggtagtactatcaagcctcttcttccaaatagatttcatggaaaacctaaaattcgcatgtttgattgacatttagccgctaatatacaatcatccaagatatttatctatcgcaggttcggtctaatgtcccgttatactatatagatcacatggcttctggtactttgagatcatgctaacggcgagaagggaagtgtgtttcaaagaaaagggatgtttagccgggaagttagcgtctaaaatatataaccgatagtctcaacttagatgcacagatggacataattaatccttgtacggtttgtacctacttgactcctcagtttaagcagaactgtagtttctcgggataaagtcagcataatcaataaaaaggtttgttcagccactggttcaccatcaactaccttgtttcgacttcgtaccgactgtgttattgtagcacatatcaatcccttaaatagggatattattcccaaacaacggatcgtgttggctaggtgaactaatcacgtttcataaatacaatcagtgaaagctcttttgatttccatgaacggagttacatattagattctcttcgctcccatggtatttagtaagttaacattgaaacgtatccagtgtaaagtttgaacgtaatccagctttaccttctatttgttatgttaaccaaataagtttcatcgttgttgatatttcattgacatgttgataacataaatactaacaaaccaccggttttggatgggattacttttaacaccgcataatatgctaaaaagtaccattcaggtacgatatgaagcggagttacaaaccggttcactggtatggagttatctgggtgcgataattcaatcaaaccaaaagccgtttgtaagaaaattaaaccaattagataggatagacatttagcatcggtcattaacatatgaggatagaaggctactttaagtgcggaatcaatacctgcagggttactagaaccatttaaatgtaaatagaagatgtgtaatcaattagaatgtatacctctggatgtccgaagaaccagaatagatgttgataagtacactatcaccagaatacatagaatcataaaattcagtgtttacgtgtagatcaagaaggatcataactaatccaccagtaagaataggtagagtgaagactaacataagggcagtaaatatgatagcccatatatagaatatagttcttagcaccagcattagaacccatgaagacgcaagtaccaaggaagttaatagaacttaaaatactactaattcctagtactgcaagacctccgataatccaatcagttgcctctggatttaacaccatcaagctagtacttagtggaggatacattgtccaaccaagaccactaccaaactcggaacaaatactttgagttaacaacacagaacctaatggtactagaaaataggagatcgcg is part of the Besnoitia besnoiti strain Bb-Ger1 chromosome Unknown contig00186, whole genome shotgun sequence genome and harbors:
- a CDS encoding cytochrome b6 subfamily protein (encoded by transcript BESB_033040); the encoded protein is MFLMPALYGGYGIDSALKVAFYPHMLMTDAKCLSYLIGLIFLQTAFGLIELSHPDNSIPVNRFVTPLHIVPEWYFLAYYAVLKVIPSKTGGLLVFMLSTCQ